In Erigeron canadensis isolate Cc75 chromosome 7, C_canadensis_v1, whole genome shotgun sequence, one DNA window encodes the following:
- the LOC122608254 gene encoding UDP-glycosyltransferase 85C1-like, translating to MNTMTRVVEKQPHVVFIPFPAQSHIKCMLKLAKLLHHKGIHITFINTRSNHKKLVESGGAHDFKDIPGFQFRTVSDYPSSGAEDDGVEPMTPTLAEVWMYLADNFFDSFLDIVSGLESTPATCIICDGFMTYTNMITAAEKLKIPIILFWTMAACGFMGFYQVKVLTDKGLLPLKDESYLTNGYLEMEIDWIPGMEGCRLKDLPQYMLVTKLDDPIFKYHYGTAQAAHNVSYMIIHTFEELEARLVNEIKYTFPNVYTVGPLQLLLNQIEEKENKRTGLNCYSLWKEEPECLQWLESKEPGSVVYVNFGSLAVMSLEDLTEFGWGLVNSNHEFLWIIRTDLVKEQPVVWPQELEEEMRTKGFLAKWCSQEEVLSHPSVGGFLTHGGWGSIIESLSAGLPMICWPYSGDQRTNCRQMCNHWDVGMEIGRSVKRDEVEKLVKLLMDGLEGKRMKEKAMQWKKMAEMATSSNGSSSLDIEKLANQIINFS from the exons ATGAATACAATGACCAGAGTTGTTGAGAAGCAGCCTCATGTGGTGTTCATACCATTTCCAGCCCAAAGCCACATCAAGTGTATGCTCAAGCTAGCCAAGCTATTGCACCACAAGGGTATCCACATAACCTTCATCAACACCCGGTCCAACCATAAGAAACTCGTAGAGTCTGGTGGGGCTCATGACTTCAAGGATATTCCTGGTTTTCAATTCAGAACTGTTTCGGATTATCCTTCTTCTGGTGCAGAGGATGATGGTGTTGAACCTATGACGCCAACACTTGCTGAAGTTTGGATGTACCTTGCAGACAATTTCTTTGATTCCTTTCTTGATATTGTATCTGGGCTAGAAAGTACTCCGGCAACATGTATCATTTGTGATGGTTTCATGACCTACACGAATATGATTACTGCCGCCGAAAAGCTTAAGATCCCTATCATCCTTTTCTGGACCATGGCTGCTTGTGGATTCATGGGGTTTTACCAAGTGAAGGTTCTAACTGATAAGGGGCTTCTCCCACTTAAAG ATGAAAGTTATTTGACAAATGGGTATCTTGAAATGGAAATAGATTGGATTCCAGGAATGGAAGGTTGTCGTTTGAAGGATCTACCTCAGTATATGCTAGTCACAAAGCTGGATGATCCTATTTTTAAATATCACTACGGAACAGCTCAGGCGGCTCATAATGTTTCATATATGATCATCCATACTTTTGAGGAACTAGAAGCTAGGCTCGTGAACGAGATTAAATACACATTTCCTAATGTTTATACAGTTGGACCTCTCCAATTGCTTTTGAATCAGAtcgaagaaaaagaaaacaaaaggacTGGTCTCAATTGCTATAGTTTATGGAAGGAAGAACCTGAGTGTCTACAATGGCTAGAGTCAAAAGAACCGGGTTCTGTGGTGTATGTTAATTTTGGAAGTTTGGCGGTAATGTCGTTAGAAGATTTAACAGAATTTGGTTGGGGACTTGTCAACAGTAACCATGAGTTTTTGTGGATTATTCGGACTGATTTGGTTAAAGAACAGCCCGTGGTTTGGCCCCAAGAACTTGAAGAGGAAATGCGCACGAAGGGATTTTTAGCAAAATGGTGTTCACAAGAAGAGGTCCTGAGCCACCCATCTGTTGGTGGGTTTTTGACTCATGGTGGGTGGGGTTCGATTATTGAGAGCTTGTCGGCTGGACTGCCAATGATTTGTTGGCCATATTCAGGGGACCAGCGTACTAATTGTAGGCAAATGTGCAACCATTGGGACGTTGGAATGGAGATCGGAAGGAGTGTCAAAAGGGATGAAGTGGAGAAACTCGTGAAGCTCTTAATGGATGGATTGGAGGGTAAAAGAATGAAGGAAAAAGCTATGCAGTGGAAGAAAATGGCGGAAATGGCTACCAGTTCTAATGGATCGTCTTCTCTAGATATTGAAAAACTTGCTAATCAAATTATCAACTTTTCATAA